A region from the Sutcliffiella horikoshii genome encodes:
- the rsgA gene encoding ribosome small subunit-dependent GTPase A encodes MPEGKIVKALSGFYYVLTADGEITQCRGRGVFRKNKITPLVGDSVVFQAENDQEGYIMEVFPRKNELVRPPIANIDQAILVFSAMEPEFSTVLLDRFLVLIESKGVSPLICISKMDLLDEDAKLIKFADYYRSIGYEVLLTSTMEPEQLKEILPYLKDKTSVIAGQSGVGKSSLLNVLRPELELKTDNISSHLGRGKHTTRHVELMEINHGFVADTPGFSSLEFLEMEAEDVKECFPEFVEKSHDCKYRGCTHLKEPKCAVKEAVENEEIASYRYKHYVSFVEEIKDRKPRY; translated from the coding sequence ATGCCAGAAGGCAAGATTGTCAAAGCATTGAGTGGCTTTTACTATGTTTTGACAGCGGATGGCGAAATTACCCAATGCAGAGGAAGAGGGGTTTTCCGTAAAAATAAGATAACACCTCTTGTTGGGGACTCCGTTGTATTTCAAGCGGAAAACGACCAAGAAGGTTACATTATGGAGGTATTTCCTCGCAAAAACGAGCTTGTAAGGCCGCCAATAGCTAACATTGATCAAGCAATACTTGTGTTTTCTGCGATGGAGCCTGAATTCAGTACTGTCCTTTTGGATCGGTTCCTTGTCCTGATTGAATCCAAAGGAGTTAGTCCATTGATATGTATCTCTAAGATGGACCTTCTTGATGAAGACGCAAAACTGATCAAGTTTGCCGATTATTATCGTTCAATAGGGTACGAAGTGCTGCTGACTTCCACGATGGAACCGGAGCAGCTTAAAGAAATACTGCCATACTTGAAGGATAAGACATCGGTAATTGCGGGACAATCAGGAGTTGGAAAATCATCTCTTTTAAACGTGTTACGCCCTGAATTAGAACTGAAAACAGATAACATTTCCTCCCATTTAGGACGAGGAAAGCACACAACAAGGCATGTGGAGTTAATGGAAATCAACCACGGTTTTGTTGCGGACACACCAGGTTTTAGTTCATTAGAGTTCCTTGAAATGGAAGCGGAAGACGTAAAAGAATGTTTTCCTGAATTCGTAGAAAAAAGCCATGACTGTAAGTATCGTGGATGTACTCACTTGAAAGAACCAAAATGTGCGGTAAAAGAAGCAGTTGAAAACGAAGAAATTGCTTCCTACCGTTATAAACACTATGTTTCTTTTGTAGAAGAAATAAAAGACAGAAAGCCGAGGTACTAA
- a CDS encoding thiamine diphosphokinase → MIIHIVAGGPTERIPNLHDWQAEDVIWVGVDRGVAYLLQQNIKPFKAFGDFDSITNQELHDIKAQLPHAEVFPSEKDETDTELAVNWALEQNPALIRIFGGTGGRLDHFLGNIQLLLKGLEKGALIEIHDIQNQLLAHREGTYSINKDEALPFISFMPITPDVKGITLKGFKYPLEKKHIRFGDTLCISNELEVESGTFSFDEGILMVIRSRDYHPLS, encoded by the coding sequence TTGATTATACATATTGTTGCAGGTGGACCGACAGAGCGTATCCCCAATCTGCATGATTGGCAAGCAGAAGATGTGATTTGGGTGGGTGTGGATAGAGGGGTTGCTTACCTATTACAACAAAATATAAAACCATTTAAAGCATTCGGGGACTTTGATTCCATTACAAACCAAGAGCTTCATGACATAAAAGCACAACTTCCTCATGCAGAAGTCTTTCCCAGCGAAAAAGACGAGACAGATACAGAACTCGCAGTAAACTGGGCGCTTGAACAAAATCCAGCACTCATCAGAATTTTTGGAGGAACGGGTGGAAGGCTGGATCACTTTTTAGGGAATATACAGCTTCTTTTAAAAGGGCTTGAAAAAGGGGCATTAATTGAGATACACGATATTCAAAATCAACTTTTGGCCCATAGGGAAGGTACATACTCTATCAATAAAGATGAGGCTTTGCCATTTATCTCATTTATGCCCATCACGCCTGATGTAAAAGGCATCACGCTTAAGGGATTTAAATATCCTTTAGAAAAAAAGCATATTCGCTTCGGAGACACACTATGTATTAGTAATGAACTTGAAGTGGAAAGTGGTACTTTTTCATTTGATGAAGGCATATTAATGGTGATAAGGAGCCGTGATTATCATCCATTATCTTAA
- the rpmB gene encoding 50S ribosomal protein L28 encodes MARKCVITGKKTGSGNARSHAMNSTRRTWGANLQKVRILVDGKPKRVYVSARALKSGKVERV; translated from the coding sequence ATGGCACGTAAATGTGTAATTACAGGCAAAAAGACTGGTTCTGGAAACGCACGTTCTCACGCAATGAACTCTACTCGTCGTACTTGGGGTGCAAACCTTCAAAAAGTTCGCATCTTAGTAGATGGTAAGCCAAAGCGTGTATACGTTTCTGCAAGAGCTTTAAAATCAGGTAAAGTTGAGCGCGTTTAA
- the pknB gene encoding Stk1 family PASTA domain-containing Ser/Thr kinase yields the protein MLIGKRLNDRYKIMEVIGGGGMANVYLAHDMILDRDVAVKVLRLDFANDEEFIRRFRREAQSATSLDHPNIVSIYDIGEEDDIYYIVMEHVSGKTLKQYIQQYAPVEQYNAVEIMNQLTSAISHAHENGIIHRDIKPQNILIDDYGTVKVTDFGIAMALSSTTITQTNSLLGSVHYLSPEQARGSLATKKSDVYALGIVMFELLTGRLPFSGESAVSIALKHLQSQTPSPKRWNPTLPQSMENVVLKAMAKDPLHRYASVDEMQTDVMTALEPSRMNEPKFYIPDDDEEATKAIPIIKGSLNNLTNEDETRIRPPENKPVSEKVEQAPPPKKKKKKKWVVALLILLFLLVGGGVAAFTILPSMLLPKDVTVPDVTGKEYDDAVKELIDLGFVLEEPKEEPSDEIEEGRVTRTFPEAGEVVKEGKAITIFQSLGKEKVEISDYSGLPVNEAINRIQAANYDDHDIEEIHSDDVPEGEVIRQEPEPGESVVPEETVVKLIVSLGPSPIVLDDYQGSSIEFAQRNLANLGLEPEVTREYNDSVSEGNIIKQEPAPDSQVKKGDTIQLIVSDGPQPGDKTVDIPLEVKYDPEEEGAEQTVELYLEDLNNTMEGEPKETFIITEDLITSFTVTIAYKQQAKYKIVVDGKEVETKTINYDDIE from the coding sequence GTGTTAATAGGTAAAAGATTAAATGATCGCTACAAAATTATGGAAGTCATTGGTGGCGGTGGAATGGCGAATGTTTACCTTGCCCATGACATGATTTTGGATCGTGATGTAGCAGTAAAAGTATTACGGTTAGATTTTGCAAATGATGAAGAATTTATTCGCCGCTTTAGAAGAGAGGCGCAATCTGCAACAAGCTTGGACCATCCGAATATAGTAAGCATTTATGATATCGGGGAAGAAGATGATATTTATTATATCGTGATGGAGCATGTATCAGGAAAAACATTAAAACAGTACATTCAACAATATGCACCTGTGGAACAATACAATGCAGTGGAGATCATGAACCAGCTGACATCAGCTATTTCTCATGCCCATGAAAACGGTATAATCCACCGGGATATAAAACCGCAAAATATATTGATTGATGATTACGGTACCGTGAAAGTGACGGATTTCGGCATTGCCATGGCCTTGAGTTCTACAACGATCACTCAAACCAATTCCCTTTTAGGTTCTGTTCATTATTTATCGCCTGAACAGGCCAGAGGAAGTTTGGCCACGAAGAAATCAGATGTCTATGCACTTGGTATTGTTATGTTTGAATTGTTAACCGGGAGATTGCCGTTTTCAGGGGAGTCTGCTGTTTCCATTGCTTTAAAGCATTTACAATCACAAACGCCATCTCCAAAGCGTTGGAATCCTACTTTACCTCAAAGTATGGAGAATGTTGTTTTAAAAGCGATGGCAAAGGATCCGTTACACCGGTATGCCTCTGTAGATGAAATGCAGACAGATGTCATGACGGCGCTTGAACCAAGCCGTATGAATGAACCTAAATTTTATATACCTGATGACGATGAAGAGGCAACAAAGGCAATTCCAATTATAAAGGGCAGCTTAAACAATCTTACCAATGAAGATGAGACTAGAATTCGCCCGCCAGAAAATAAACCTGTCAGTGAAAAGGTAGAGCAAGCACCTCCACCTAAAAAGAAGAAAAAGAAAAAGTGGGTTGTCGCGTTGTTAATCCTATTGTTCCTGCTTGTTGGAGGAGGCGTAGCTGCTTTTACAATTTTACCATCCATGCTTCTTCCTAAGGATGTAACGGTTCCGGATGTAACCGGTAAGGAATATGACGACGCAGTCAAAGAACTGATAGATTTAGGTTTTGTATTGGAAGAACCAAAAGAGGAACCTAGTGATGAGATAGAAGAGGGAAGAGTGACGAGAACTTTCCCTGAAGCAGGAGAAGTAGTAAAAGAAGGCAAAGCAATTACCATTTTCCAGAGCTTAGGCAAAGAAAAAGTCGAAATATCTGATTACTCAGGACTTCCTGTCAATGAAGCAATTAATAGGATACAAGCAGCCAACTATGACGACCATGATATTGAAGAAATTCACTCTGATGATGTCCCGGAAGGTGAGGTCATAAGACAAGAACCTGAACCTGGGGAAAGTGTTGTTCCGGAAGAAACAGTAGTAAAACTTATTGTATCTTTGGGTCCAAGTCCTATTGTACTGGATGATTATCAAGGATCATCCATTGAGTTTGCTCAACGAAATCTTGCTAACTTAGGATTAGAACCAGAAGTTACGAGAGAGTATAATGATTCTGTTTCTGAGGGGAATATTATTAAACAGGAGCCTGCACCGGATTCTCAAGTGAAAAAAGGTGATACCATTCAACTTATCGTTTCAGATGGGCCACAGCCCGGAGATAAGACAGTGGATATTCCATTAGAAGTAAAATATGATCCTGAAGAAGAAGGCGCAGAGCAGACAGTTGAATTATATTTAGAAGACCTTAATAACACCATGGAAGGTGAACCAAAGGAAACCTTCATTATTACAGAGGACTTAATCACCAGTTTCACGGTAACAATCGCTTATAAGCAACAGGCCAAATACAAAATTGTTGTAGATGGGAAAGAAGTAGAAACTAAAACCATCAACTATGATGATATCGAGTAA
- a CDS encoding Asp23/Gls24 family envelope stress response protein, whose amino-acid sequence MSIELKTSYGQIDISNDVVATIAGGAAVDCYGIVGMASKSQLKDGLSEILRKENFTKGVIVRQEEDQLHIDMYIIVSYGTKISEVAHNVQTKVKYTLNQMLGLSVDSLNIYVQGVRVTNP is encoded by the coding sequence ATGTCCATCGAACTAAAAACATCCTATGGTCAAATAGATATTTCTAACGATGTAGTTGCTACTATCGCTGGTGGAGCTGCAGTTGATTGTTACGGAATAGTAGGCATGGCCTCTAAAAGCCAATTGAAAGATGGGTTATCCGAAATACTTAGAAAAGAGAATTTCACAAAAGGTGTCATCGTGCGCCAAGAAGAAGATCAGTTACATATCGATATGTACATCATCGTAAGCTACGGGACAAAGATTTCCGAAGTGGCTCACAACGTACAAACGAAAGTGAAATATACCTTGAATCAAATGCTCGGTCTTTCCGTTGATTCTTTAAATATTTATGTACAGGGAGTTCGAGTTACGAACCCGTAA
- the rsmB gene encoding 16S rRNA (cytosine(967)-C(5))-methyltransferase RsmB: MKNVRELALEALLNVEKKQAYSNLLLNNYLDSGKLSKKDAGLFTEIVYGTIQRTITLDYYLASYIEKQKKLQDWVKVLLKMTLYQMLYLDKVPARAAIFEAVEIAKKRGHKGVASVVNGVLRSIQRNGVPDLEKMENDVERISISTSHPKWLVEKWIEQYGVHDTERMCEMNLVPPHQSARANTAKAEVEEVLQMLTTQGFSVEKGDLAEESIVSLKGNMAYSNAYKNGYMTIQDESSMLVARTLGVEKDDYVYDCCAAPGGKTTHIAELLKGSGKVISTDLHEHKVKLIKDQAERLQLSNIEAQALDSRKAQEIFKQEQFDKILVDAPCSGFGVIRRKPDLKYTKSMQDIKQLASIQLAILKEVAPLVKKGGTLVYSTCTIDKEENADVVQAFLEANKEFEIDFNIKELLPEKVNSYVKEGMLQLLPHYFGTDGFFIVRLKRQV, translated from the coding sequence AGAAATCGTTTACGGTACCATACAACGAACCATCACCCTGGACTATTACTTGGCTTCTTATATAGAAAAACAAAAAAAGCTGCAGGATTGGGTAAAAGTCTTGTTAAAGATGACTTTGTATCAAATGTTGTATTTAGACAAGGTTCCTGCACGTGCAGCTATTTTTGAAGCGGTAGAAATTGCCAAGAAAAGAGGGCACAAAGGTGTTGCATCTGTTGTCAATGGCGTGTTAAGGTCCATACAGCGTAATGGTGTGCCTGACCTTGAAAAGATGGAGAATGATGTCGAGCGCATTTCCATTTCTACTAGCCATCCAAAGTGGTTGGTGGAAAAATGGATCGAACAATACGGCGTGCATGATACGGAAAGAATGTGTGAAATGAACCTTGTTCCTCCACATCAATCAGCCAGAGCAAATACAGCCAAGGCGGAAGTGGAAGAAGTCTTGCAAATGCTCACCACACAAGGGTTTAGTGTGGAAAAAGGGGATCTTGCAGAAGAAAGCATTGTCTCTTTAAAAGGAAATATGGCCTACTCCAATGCATATAAAAATGGCTATATGACTATACAGGACGAGAGTTCCATGCTTGTAGCGCGAACACTTGGGGTAGAGAAAGACGACTACGTCTACGATTGTTGTGCAGCTCCTGGAGGGAAAACAACACATATTGCCGAATTATTAAAGGGAAGTGGTAAAGTCATTTCAACAGACCTCCACGAGCACAAGGTAAAACTCATTAAAGATCAAGCAGAGCGCCTTCAGCTTTCCAACATTGAAGCACAGGCACTCGACAGCAGAAAGGCGCAAGAAATTTTCAAGCAGGAACAATTTGATAAAATCCTGGTAGACGCACCATGCTCAGGTTTTGGCGTTATCCGCAGGAAGCCAGATCTGAAATATACGAAGTCCATGCAGGACATCAAGCAATTAGCTTCCATTCAATTGGCTATACTAAAGGAAGTGGCACCTCTTGTAAAAAAAGGTGGAACTTTGGTATATAGTACATGTACAATTGATAAAGAAGAAAATGCTGATGTAGTACAAGCATTTCTAGAAGCAAACAAAGAGTTCGAAATAGATTTCAACATTAAAGAATTACTGCCAGAAAAGGTAAACAGCTATGTTAAAGAAGGTATGCTCCAACTATTGCCTCACTATTTTGGTACGGATGGATTTTTTATTGTTAGACTAAAAAGGCAGGTGTAA
- a CDS encoding DAK2 domain-containing protein, with translation MSVKVLNGKRFAQMVIQGANHLSNNAKTVDALNVFPVPDGDTGTNMNLSITSGAKEVKGNVSEHIGKVGSALAKGLLMGARGNSGVILSQLFRGFSKHIEAKETITSKDFAQALEAGVQTAYKAVMKPVEGTILTVAKDAAKKAVAVAKNEEDIIVLMEETLKEANASLKRTPDLLPVLKEVGVVDSGGQGLVYIYEGFLAELKGQRIEDIVPTTTMNELVNAEHHKSVHSAINTEDIEFGYCTEFMVKFEEEKVKTSPFTEENFRNDLSEYGDSLLVIADEELVKVHIHAEQPGDVLTYAQKYGSLINMKIENMREQHSNLLFEEDAYPAPKPEVNKKREKFGIITVAMGEGIAELFKSIGAKAVIEGGQTMNPSTEDILKAIDEVNADNVIILPNNSNIIMAAKQAAEVAEQNVAVVESKTVPQGMAAILAFNPTGELADNEATMKEALGSVKTGQITFAVRDTNIDGVEIQKDDFMGIADGKIVLTNKDKKSAAKELLTSMMDEDSEILTVIYGEDVSEEDVEELVSDLEESYPDVEVEVHNGKQPLYSFIFSIE, from the coding sequence GTGTCAGTAAAAGTTCTAAATGGGAAACGTTTTGCACAAATGGTTATCCAAGGTGCAAATCATTTATCAAACAACGCCAAAACAGTAGATGCGTTGAACGTTTTTCCGGTTCCGGATGGAGATACGGGAACAAATATGAATCTTTCCATTACCTCAGGAGCAAAAGAAGTAAAAGGTAATGTTTCTGAGCATATCGGAAAGGTTGGTTCTGCTCTGGCTAAAGGCCTACTTATGGGTGCAAGAGGTAACTCAGGGGTTATTTTATCCCAATTATTCCGAGGATTCTCTAAGCATATTGAAGCTAAAGAAACAATTACAAGCAAAGACTTTGCACAAGCTTTGGAAGCAGGAGTTCAAACAGCTTACAAGGCTGTTATGAAACCTGTGGAAGGAACCATTCTTACTGTAGCGAAAGATGCTGCTAAGAAGGCTGTTGCTGTTGCGAAAAACGAAGAAGACATCATTGTATTGATGGAAGAAACGTTAAAAGAAGCAAATGCTTCCCTTAAACGCACACCGGACCTTCTTCCTGTGTTAAAAGAAGTAGGAGTAGTGGACAGCGGCGGACAAGGTTTAGTTTATATTTATGAAGGATTCCTTGCAGAGCTTAAAGGGCAAAGAATTGAGGACATCGTTCCTACTACAACCATGAACGAACTTGTAAACGCAGAACACCATAAAAGTGTTCACTCTGCAATAAATACAGAAGATATCGAGTTTGGCTACTGTACAGAGTTCATGGTTAAGTTTGAAGAGGAAAAAGTAAAAACTAGTCCTTTTACAGAAGAAAACTTCCGTAACGACCTGTCCGAATATGGGGATTCTCTTTTAGTTATTGCTGATGAGGAACTCGTTAAAGTTCATATTCATGCTGAACAACCTGGCGATGTGTTGACTTATGCTCAAAAATACGGAAGCCTGATTAACATGAAGATTGAAAATATGAGAGAACAGCACAGTAACCTTCTTTTTGAAGAAGATGCTTATCCTGCGCCAAAACCTGAAGTGAATAAAAAGCGCGAGAAATTTGGGATCATCACTGTAGCAATGGGTGAAGGGATTGCCGAGCTATTCAAGAGTATCGGTGCAAAAGCTGTCATTGAAGGCGGTCAGACGATGAACCCGAGTACAGAGGATATCCTAAAAGCAATCGATGAAGTGAACGCTGACAACGTAATCATCTTGCCAAATAACAGCAACATTATCATGGCTGCTAAACAGGCTGCAGAAGTTGCGGAGCAAAATGTAGCGGTTGTTGAAAGTAAAACAGTTCCTCAAGGGATGGCAGCAATTCTTGCCTTCAACCCGACAGGAGAGCTTGCTGACAACGAAGCGACAATGAAAGAAGCTCTAGGTTCTGTGAAAACAGGACAAATCACATTTGCTGTCAGAGATACAAACATCGATGGAGTGGAAATCCAAAAAGATGATTTCATGGGAATAGCTGACGGTAAAATCGTCCTTACTAACAAAGACAAAAAATCAGCTGCAAAGGAACTTCTTACATCCATGATGGACGAAGACTCCGAAATCCTTACTGTCATCTACGGTGAAGATGTATCAGAAGAAGATGTAGAGGAACTTGTCAGCGATTTAGAAGAATCCTATCCTGACGTGGAAGTAGAGGTCCATAACGGAAAACAGCCACTATATTCCTTTATCTTTTCGATCGAGTAG
- a CDS encoding Stp1/IreP family PP2C-type Ser/Thr phosphatase, with the protein MVFLTDRGRVRSHNEDNGGIFVNKDGTKLAVVCDGMGGHQAGEVASERAVSHIKEVWEETTSISSPEPAEIWLKTFILQANQTLFDHANSHEECNGMGTTIVAAIIGDSFVTVAHVGDSRIYLVSEESAKQLTEDHTFVNELVKTGQISKEDAEHHPRKNVILQALGTEKTVKIDIKTITYDDPGYILLCSDGLSDKVKDRELVEVLNNGNHALSEKAEELIRRANHYGGEDNITVAILELSVSEAGSG; encoded by the coding sequence ATGGTCTTTTTAACAGATAGAGGGAGAGTTCGTTCACATAATGAAGACAATGGGGGAATTTTTGTTAATAAAGACGGCACAAAGCTTGCAGTGGTTTGTGACGGAATGGGGGGCCATCAAGCAGGTGAAGTGGCAAGCGAAAGAGCAGTAAGCCACATAAAGGAAGTGTGGGAAGAGACAACCAGCATCTCTTCCCCTGAACCTGCTGAAATCTGGTTGAAGACGTTCATTCTTCAAGCAAATCAAACACTTTTTGACCATGCAAATTCTCATGAGGAATGCAATGGGATGGGTACTACGATAGTTGCTGCCATTATTGGCGATAGTTTTGTAACCGTTGCACATGTTGGTGACAGCAGGATTTATCTTGTTTCAGAGGAAAGTGCCAAGCAATTAACAGAAGATCATACATTTGTTAATGAACTTGTTAAAACTGGGCAGATATCAAAGGAAGATGCAGAGCATCATCCTAGAAAAAATGTTATACTACAGGCTTTAGGGACAGAAAAAACAGTGAAAATAGATATAAAAACCATTACATATGATGACCCAGGATATATTCTCCTTTGTTCAGACGGCTTGAGTGATAAAGTGAAAGACCGGGAGCTAGTTGAGGTTTTAAACAACGGGAACCATGCTTTGTCTGAAAAAGCAGAGGAATTAATAAGACGCGCCAACCATTACGGTGGGGAAGATAATATCACGGTTGCCATCTTGGAATTATCTGTCTCCGAAGCTGGGAGTGGGTGA
- the spoVM gene encoding stage V sporulation protein SpoVM, which translates to MKFYTIKLPRFLGGIIRAMLGSFKKE; encoded by the coding sequence ATGAAATTTTATACAATCAAACTACCTAGGTTCTTGGGGGGAATAATCCGGGCTATGCTTGGGTCGTTTAAAAAGGAGTAA
- the rlmN gene encoding 23S rRNA (adenine(2503)-C(2))-methyltransferase RlmN, which yields MEHNTKEQLKQEEATRKPSIYSLQLHELEEWLLSIGEKKFRTTQIFEWLYQKRVTSFEEMSNLSKSLRDKLEETYALTTLKTIVQQTSSDGTMKFLFELHDGYSIETVLMKHEYGNSVCVTTQVGCRIGCTFCASTLGGLKRNLEAGEIVAQVVKVQQALDEMDERVSHVVIMGIGEPFDNFDEMLDFLKIINHDKALNIGARHITVSTSGIIPKIYKFADENLQINFAVSLHAPNTEIRSRLMPINRAYKLPELMESIRYYINKTGRRVSFEYGLFGGVNDQVEHAEELAQLLKGMKCHVNLIPVNYVPERDYVRTPKEQINLFEKTLKNLGVNVTVRREQGHDIDAACGQLRAKERKEETR from the coding sequence ATGGAACATAATACAAAAGAACAACTCAAACAAGAAGAAGCAACGCGTAAACCGTCCATCTATTCTCTACAATTGCATGAATTGGAAGAATGGTTACTAAGTATCGGAGAGAAAAAATTCAGAACGACACAGATCTTTGAATGGCTCTATCAAAAGCGTGTGACATCCTTTGAAGAAATGTCCAATCTCTCTAAAAGCTTAAGAGATAAGCTAGAAGAAACATATGCACTTACGACATTAAAGACAATTGTTCAACAAACATCTTCTGATGGAACGATGAAATTCCTCTTTGAACTGCATGATGGATATTCCATTGAGACGGTTCTAATGAAGCATGAATATGGAAATTCTGTTTGTGTAACAACACAAGTAGGGTGCCGAATCGGTTGTACATTCTGTGCTTCTACTCTTGGAGGGTTAAAACGTAACCTCGAAGCAGGAGAAATAGTTGCCCAAGTGGTGAAGGTTCAACAGGCTCTTGATGAAATGGATGAACGTGTCAGCCACGTGGTTATCATGGGGATTGGGGAACCATTCGATAACTTCGATGAAATGCTCGACTTCTTGAAAATTATCAACCATGACAAAGCGCTGAATATCGGTGCACGTCATATCACTGTTTCTACAAGTGGAATCATCCCTAAGATTTATAAATTTGCAGATGAAAATCTGCAAATTAACTTTGCCGTTTCCCTGCATGCACCAAACACAGAAATTCGTTCAAGACTGATGCCTATTAATAGAGCATATAAACTTCCTGAACTAATGGAATCGATCCGTTATTACATTAATAAAACGGGACGTCGAGTGAGTTTTGAGTATGGCTTGTTCGGTGGGGTTAATGACCAGGTAGAACATGCTGAGGAATTGGCACAGCTGCTTAAAGGCATGAAATGTCACGTGAATTTAATTCCGGTCAATTACGTCCCAGAGCGTGACTATGTAAGAACGCCAAAAGAACAAATTAATTTGTTTGAAAAAACGTTGAAAAATCTTGGTGTCAATGTAACAGTTCGTCGTGAGCAAGGCCACGACATCGATGCTGCATGCGGACAGCTGCGTGCGAAGGAGCGGAAAGAAGAGACGAGGTGA
- the sdaAB gene encoding L-serine ammonia-lyase, iron-sulfur-dependent subunit beta — protein MKYKSVFDIIGPIMIGPSSSHTAGAARIGRVARSLFGRQPKWANISFYGSFAKTYKGHGTDVAVVGGLLDFDTYDERIKTSLQIADSLGVAISFHEEDAITDHPNTAKVVIGDDDGELELVGISIGGGKIEITELNGFVLKLSGNHPALLVVHDDRYGAIAGVANVLAKFAINIGHMEVSRKEKGQKALMTIEVDQNIDDAVIQELTALPNITQVTKIVD, from the coding sequence ATGAAATATAAAAGTGTATTTGATATTATTGGCCCCATCATGATAGGACCATCAAGTTCCCATACAGCTGGAGCCGCTAGAATTGGGCGTGTGGCAAGAAGCCTATTCGGCAGGCAGCCAAAGTGGGCGAACATTTCGTTTTACGGTTCTTTTGCTAAAACATATAAAGGACACGGTACAGATGTAGCGGTTGTCGGGGGGTTACTAGATTTTGATACTTATGATGAAAGAATCAAAACCTCCCTTCAAATTGCAGATTCTTTAGGAGTTGCCATTTCATTTCATGAAGAAGATGCCATAACAGACCACCCGAATACCGCAAAAGTGGTGATCGGTGATGACGATGGTGAATTAGAGCTTGTCGGCATTTCGATAGGCGGAGGAAAAATTGAAATTACTGAACTGAATGGGTTTGTTTTAAAACTTTCAGGAAATCATCCGGCATTGCTTGTCGTGCATGATGACCGTTACGGTGCGATAGCGGGAGTTGCTAATGTATTAGCGAAGTTTGCCATAAACATCGGCCATATGGAAGTTTCCCGCAAGGAAAAAGGACAAAAAGCCTTAATGACCATTGAAGTAGATCAGAATATCGATGATGCGGTGATTCAGGAACTAACAGCACTGCCTAACATCACGCAAGTTACAAAAATTGTGGACTAA
- the rpe gene encoding ribulose-phosphate 3-epimerase, translating into MIKIAPSILSADFANLGKDILDVEQGGADYIHIDVMDGHFVPNITIGPLIVEAVRPITKLPLDVHLMIENPDAYIADFAKAGADIISVHVEACRHLHRTIQHIKSQGVKAGVVINPATPVESIIPILNDVDLVLLMTVNPGFGGQAFIQDVLPKIKQLASLVKERGLSIDIEVDGGVNPETAKLCVEAGANVLVAGSAIYNKEDRKQAISSIRSNLS; encoded by the coding sequence ATGATAAAAATCGCCCCTTCCATTCTAAGTGCGGATTTTGCTAACTTAGGAAAAGACATTCTAGATGTGGAACAAGGAGGAGCAGACTATATTCATATTGATGTCATGGATGGACATTTTGTGCCCAACATCACCATTGGACCATTAATCGTGGAAGCGGTTCGCCCCATCACAAAATTGCCCTTAGATGTGCATTTGATGATTGAAAACCCTGATGCCTATATTGCGGATTTTGCAAAAGCGGGTGCCGATATCATTTCTGTTCACGTGGAAGCATGTCGTCATCTTCACCGCACCATCCAGCATATTAAATCGCAAGGTGTAAAAGCTGGGGTAGTTATCAATCCTGCAACACCTGTTGAGAGCATCATCCCTATTTTGAATGATGTGGACTTGGTGCTGTTGATGACAGTCAACCCTGGATTTGGAGGACAGGCATTCATCCAAGATGTATTGCCGAAAATCAAGCAGTTGGCTTCCTTGGTGAAAGAAAGAGGATTGTCCATTGATATTGAGGTGGATGGTGGAGTGAATCCTGAGACAGCTAAACTATGTGTAGAAGCAGGTGCAAACGTATTGGTTGCCGGATCTGCCATCTACAACAAAGAAGATCGCAAACAGGCAATCTCCTCCATCAGAAGCAACTTGTCATAA